A window of Choristoneura fumiferana chromosome 8, NRCan_CFum_1, whole genome shotgun sequence contains these coding sequences:
- the LOC141430050 gene encoding uncharacterized protein isoform X1, which translates to MSNLGQIKPYSEGDDVDCFLERIEQYFKANDVAATKQVSTLLMLIDEKSYKTLKSMFHPSLPKDKSYADLEGALRLRFRPRVSYYRKRAVFDKAIKNEVESVSKWYERVREMAAECEFGTDFEQRVKDKFVTGFRSGQIFERLCEEPISKAIADLLDIALNKESALLERPENVYVNKVKAVEKRVAEADVLLCVHCGKPNHSFAKCKYKTYKCKSCGKIGHLALVCKSKPTHTLEVQEEEDESGLVDIFTVEESVLNINYVAPYMVECCMGLKKLNMELDTGAAVSCIPEETYKNIFSDFQLQPANCELKTYNGQIVKPLGRRKIYKIRFAQCFQSVNL; encoded by the exons ATGTCAAACTTGGGTCAAATAAAACCGTACTCAGAAGGTGACGATGTTGATTGTTTTCTGGAACGAATAGAGCAATATTTCAAAGCCAACGATGTGGCAGCGACGAAACAAGTGTCTACTTTATTAATGTTAATCGACGAAAAGTCGTATAAAACTCTAAAAAGCATGTTCCACCCTTCATTGCCAAAAGACAAAAGCTACGCTGACCTTGAAGGAGCTTTGAGATTAAGGTTTCGACCTAGAGTATCGTATTATAGAAAAAGGGCAGTATTCGACAAAGCCATTAAGAATGAGGTGGAAAGTGTATCAAAATGGTATGAAAGAGTAAGGGAAATGGCTGCTGAATGCGAGTTTGGTACAGATTTTGAACAAAGAGTGAAGGACAAGTTTGTTACGGGTTTTCGATCAGGTCAAATATTTGAAAGGTTGTGTGAAGAGCCAATCTCTAAGGCAATAGCGGATTTGTTAGACATAGCTCTTAACAAGGAATCTGCTTTACTGGAAAGACCAGAAAATGTCTACGTCAATAAGGTTAAAGCAGTAGAGAAGAGGGTTGCGGAGGCCGATGTGCTTTTGTGTGTACATTGTGGCAAGCCTAACCATTCCTTTGCCAagtgtaaatataaaacatataagtGCAAATCATGTGGAAAAATTGGGCATTTGGCTTTGGTCTGCAAAAGTAAGCCAACTCATACATTGGAGGTACAAGAAGAGGAGGATGAAAGTGGGTTAGTGGACATTTTTACTGTTGAAGAGtcagttttaaatataaattatgtgGCACCATATATGGTTGAGTGTTGCATGGGTTTGAAAAAGTTAAATATGGAATTAGACACTGGTGCGGCTGTATCATGTATTCCCGaggaaacatacaaaaatatcttTTCTGATTTTCAGCTTCAACCAGCAAACTGTGAGTTAAAGACATATAATGGCCAAATTGTCAAGCCTTTGG GGAGgagaaaaatttacaaaattagatTTGCGCAATGCTTTCAATCAGTTAATTTGTGA
- the LOC141430050 gene encoding uncharacterized protein isoform X2 has protein sequence MSNLGQIKPYSEGDDVDCFLERIEQYFKANDVAATKQVSTLLMLIDEKSYKTLKSMFHPSLPKDKSYADLEGALRLRFRPRVSYYRKRAVFDKAIKNEVESVSKWYERVREMAAECEFGTDFEQRVKDKFVTGFRSGQIFERLCEEPISKAIADLLDIALNKESALLERPENVYVNKVKAVEKRVAEADVLLCVHCGKPNHSFAKCKYKTYKCKSCGKIGHLALVCKSKPTHTLEVQEEEDESGFNQQTVS, from the exons ATGTCAAACTTGGGTCAAATAAAACCGTACTCAGAAGGTGACGATGTTGATTGTTTTCTGGAACGAATAGAGCAATATTTCAAAGCCAACGATGTGGCAGCGACGAAACAAGTGTCTACTTTATTAATGTTAATCGACGAAAAGTCGTATAAAACTCTAAAAAGCATGTTCCACCCTTCATTGCCAAAAGACAAAAGCTACGCTGACCTTGAAGGAGCTTTGAGATTAAGGTTTCGACCTAGAGTATCGTATTATAGAAAAAGGGCAGTATTCGACAAAGCCATTAAGAATGAGGTGGAAAGTGTATCAAAATGGTATGAAAGAGTAAGGGAAATGGCTGCTGAATGCGAGTTTGGTACAGATTTTGAACAAAGAGTGAAGGACAAGTTTGTTACGGGTTTTCGATCAGGTCAAATATTTGAAAGGTTGTGTGAAGAGCCAATCTCTAAGGCAATAGCGGATTTGTTAGACATAGCTCTTAACAAGGAATCTGCTTTACTGGAAAGACCAGAAAATGTCTACGTCAATAAGGTTAAAGCAGTAGAGAAGAGGGTTGCGGAGGCCGATGTGCTTTTGTGTGTACATTGTGGCAAGCCTAACCATTCCTTTGCCAagtgtaaatataaaacatataagtGCAAATCATGTGGAAAAATTGGGCATTTGGCTTTGGTCTGCAAAAGTAAGCCAACTCATACATTGGAGGTACAAGAAGAGGAGGATGAAAGTGG CTTCAACCAGCAAACTGTGAGTTAA
- the LOC141430051 gene encoding uncharacterized protein has product MGAAPRYEDNEIKASALELIGNTPIVALDRLYEGPGRILAKCEYMNPGGSIKCRSSLHMIQTARQTGVLKPGKPVLEVTSGNQGCGLAVVCAVLGHPLTLTMSKGNSVQRALHMEALGATCVRVPQVEGSYGKVTLADVQAAEEEGLRIVDKTGAFLVNQFHNDANSQSHYESTGPEIWRQTGGHVDAFVATVGTAGTFTGTSRFLKEKNSELQCYVVEPEGSEPIKGMPITKPCHLLQGSGYGAVPSLFKFEYMDDTISVTDEEAVEYKRLLGEREGLYVGYTSGANVAAAVKLLRSGKLKPDAWVVTMLNDTGLKYTPAPEELTKA; this is encoded by the coding sequence ATGGGTGCGGCTCCGCGATACGAAGACAACGAGATTAAAGCCTCAGCTTTAGAATTAATCGGGAACACTCCAATTGTTGCCCTTGATCGTCTATACGAAGGGCCCGGGCGTATTTTGGCGAAATGTGAATACATGAACCCGGGAGGCTCCATAAAGTGCCGTTCTTCGCTACACATGATTCAGACCGCCCGACAAACTGGTGTTTTGAAGCCTGGTAAACCGGTCCTTGAGGTGACATCGGGAAATCAGGGCTGTGGGCTCGCTGTCGTCTGCGCTGTGCTGGGTCATCCTTTGACGCTGACCATGTCCAAAGGTAACAGCGTTCAAAGAGCATTGCACATGGAGGCGCTGGGTGCAACATGTGTGCGAGTGCCGCAAGTCGAAGGTTCTTATGGAAAAGTTACTCTGGCCGATGTACAAGCAGCTGAAGAAGAAGGTTTACGTATCGTCGACAAGACTGGGGCTTTTCTCGTTAATCAGTTTCACAACGACGCAAACTCACAGTCTCATTACGAATCGACGGGTCCCGAAATTTGGAGACAAACTGGAGGTCACGTAGATGCGTTTGTGGCTACAGTAGGTACCGCCGGCACGTTCACAGGCACCTCTAgatttttaaaagagaagaattCCGAATTGCAGTGCTACGTTGTAGAACCTGAAGGTTCTGAGCCGATTAAAGGTATGCCGATTACTAAGCCATGCCACTTGCTTCAAGGCTCAGGTTACGGTGCTGTTCCATCCCTGTTCAAATTTGAGTACATGGACGATACGATCAGCGTGACGGATGAGGAGGCGGTGGAGTACAAGCGTCTGCTGGGCGAGAGAGAGGGGCTGTACGTGGGGTACACGAGTGGCGCCAACGTGGCCGCCGCCGTCAAGCTGCTGCGCTCCGGCAAGCTCAAGCCCGACGCCTGGGTCGTCACCATGCTAAACGACACAGGTTTGAAGTACACACCTGCGCCTGAGGAATTGACGAAAGCCTAA